The Pempheris klunzingeri isolate RE-2024b chromosome 1, fPemKlu1.hap1, whole genome shotgun sequence genome includes a region encoding these proteins:
- the irf8 gene encoding interferon regulatory factor 8 gives MSNTGGRRLKQWLIEQIQSAQYCGLQWEDESRTLFRIPWKHAGKQDYNQEVDASIFKAWAVFKGKFKEGDKAEPATWKTRLRCALNKSPDFEEVTERSQLDISEPYKVYRIVPEEEQKNGKSSVIALAATTSSGDITDMDCSPVEIEELIKEEEGCSIQASPEYWSQGSVNAFQLQQDPLPSGSLSSAFSQMLISFYYGGKLMHTQMVSHSEGCRISPQQHLGRGALYSSDSMQSVHFPPAELIEYERQRNVTHKLLGHLERGVLVRANQEGIFIKRLCQSRVFWSGLGDVGSQYSPVPSKLERDAVVKIFDTGRFLHALQLYQEGQFPAPDPTVTLCFGEELLDLSSAKGKLIIVQITVVNCQHLLEAVNVRRSQPYCNNPNLEMSDNVASDQMARIYQDLCSYSGPQRPACYRDNMPITA, from the exons ATGTCAAACACGGGAGGTCGGAGACTGAAACAGTGGCTGATCGAGCAGATTCAGAGCGCGCAGTACTGTGGACTCCAGTGGGAGGATGAAAGCCGCACTTTGTTCCGGATTCCATGGAAACACGCAGGGAAACAGGATTACAACCAAGAAGTAGACGCATCCATTTTTAAG GCCTGGGCTGTGTTTAAAGGCAAGTTTAAGGAGGGGGACAAGGCCGAACCTGCGACGTGGAAGACCAGACTGCGCTGTGCCCTGAATAAAAGCCCTGACTTTGAGGAGGTGACAGAAAGGTCGCAGCTGGACATCTCTGAGCCCTATAAAGTCTACCGGATTGTACCCGAGGAAGAGCAGAAGA ATGGCAAAAGCTCAGTGATCGCCTTGGCAGCTACCACCAGCTCTGGCGATATCACTGACATGGACTGCAGCCCTGTGGAGATAGAGGAGCTCATTAAAGAG gAGGAAGGCTGCAGTATCCAGGCCAGTCCAGAATATTGGTCTCAGGGCAGCGTCAACG CTTTCCAACTGCAACAGGACCCTTTGCCATCAGGCAGTCTTAGCTCAG CTTTCTCCCAAATGTTGATCAGTTTCTACTATGGAGGAAAGCTGATGCACACGCAGATGGTTAGTCATTCTGAAGGCTGCCGGATCTCCCCACAACAGCACCTGGGTCGTGGTGCCCTATACAGCTCAGACAGCATGCAGAGTGTTCATTTTCCCCCTGCTGAGCTCATTGAGTACGAACGCCAGCGCAATGTCACTCACAAGCTCCTGGGCCACCTGGAGAGAGGTGTACTGGTCCGTGCCAACCAAGAGGGCATCTTCATTAAAAGGCTGTGCCAGAGCCGTGTCTTCTGGAGCGGGCTGGGAGATGTGGGCTCACAGTACAGCCCCGTGCCTTCTAAACTTGAGAGGGATGCTGTAGTCAAGATTTTTGACACAGGAAGGTTTCTTCATG CTCTACAGCTGTACCAGGAGGGTCAGTTTCCTGCTCCTGATCCGACAGTGACTCTGTGTTTTGGAGAGGAGCTCCTTGATCTCAGCAGTGCCAAGGGCAAACTGATCATTGTGCAG ATCACTGTGGTGAACTGCCAGCACCTGCTGGAGGCCGTGAACGTGCGACGCTCCCAGCCCTACTGCAACAACCCAAACCTGGAGATGTCTGACAATGTGGCCAGTGACCAGATGGCCCGTATCTACCAGGACTTGTGCAGCTACAGCGGCCCCCAGAGGCCAGCCTGCTACAGGGACAACATGCCCATCACTGCCTGA
- the dusp22a gene encoding dual specificity protein phosphatase 22-A encodes MGNGMNKVVDGLYLGNIRDAENRESLSKNGITHILSVYNNAKPVFEDMTYLCIHAADASSQNLLQHFKECISFIHECRLNGGSCLVHCLAGVSRSTTMVVAYLMTVTHYSWEECLSAVKAVRSFVGPNYGFQQQLQEYQTTQVSEYRAWLRSSFRPSPFHDQEQVGALLSQYTEQQESQRRGADQRWINQGVGVCAMPSNPDAPEGSS; translated from the exons gttgTCGATGGACTCTACCTGGGGAACATAAGAG atgcagaaaacagagaaagtctGTCTAAGAATGGCATCACCCACATCCTGTCTGTGTACAACAATGCAAAGCCCGTGTTTGAG gacaTGACGTACCTTTGTATTCATGCAGCTGATGCTTCCAGCCAGAACTT atTACAGCATTTTAAAGAGTGCATCAGCTTCATCCATGAATGTCGCCTGAACGGTGGATCTTGTCTCGTTCACTG TCTTGCAGGTGTGTCCCGCAGCACTACCATGGTGGTGGCCTACCTGATGACTGTGACCCACTACAGCTGGGAGGAGTGCCTGTCTGCGGTTAAGGCTGTACGCTCCTTTGTTGGCCCAAACTACggcttccagcagcagctgcaggagtaCCAGACGACACAAGTCTCAGAG TACCGAGCATGGTTACGGTCCAGTTTCCGTCCCAGCCCCTTTCATGACCAGGAGCAGGTGGGCGCCCTCCTGAGCCAGTACACAGAGCAACAGGagagccagaggagaggagcagaccAGCGCTGGATAAATCAAGGTGTAGGTGTCTGTGCTATGCCGTCCAACCCTGACgctcctgaaggcagcagctga